The Halomonas sp. KG2 genome contains a region encoding:
- a CDS encoding GNAT family N-acetyltransferase, which produces MISPLSVADSAALQALEAQAHSGISSLHLHDALNDPSSQVIGYWQQLVPVGHVSVGDILLGYAIVVRLPFEAELQAIGVLPQQQGQGIGGELLGEVVACARQWQSERLLLEVRASNQRAIKLYQHYEFNEDGRRRDYYPAARGAAGREDALLMSRLL; this is translated from the coding sequence GTGATAAGCCCATTAAGCGTTGCTGATAGTGCTGCGTTACAGGCGTTAGAAGCGCAAGCTCACAGTGGCATAAGTTCGCTGCATCTCCATGACGCGCTAAACGACCCTAGTTCACAGGTGATTGGTTACTGGCAACAACTTGTACCAGTTGGCCATGTGTCCGTTGGCGATATATTACTTGGTTATGCCATCGTGGTGCGTTTGCCATTTGAGGCAGAGCTTCAAGCGATTGGGGTGCTTCCACAGCAGCAGGGGCAGGGGATCGGTGGCGAGCTACTTGGCGAAGTGGTCGCCTGTGCTAGGCAGTGGCAAAGCGAGCGCTTACTGCTCGAAGTACGGGCAAGTAACCAGCGTGCGATAAAGCTCTATCAGCACTACGAGTTCAATGAAGATGGTCGGCGGCGAGATTACTACCCGGCTGCACGGGGGGCAGCCGGGAGAGAAGATGCGCTACTGATGTCGCGCTTGCTTTAA
- a CDS encoding cell division protein ZapB — translation MSLELFNQLEQKITDTVEALELMKLENEELRGENALLKQEREEWERRLQGVLSKFEDIESDSVS, via the coding sequence ATGAGCCTTGAGTTATTTAACCAGTTGGAACAGAAAATTACCGACACCGTTGAGGCGTTGGAATTAATGAAGCTTGAAAACGAAGAACTGCGTGGCGAAAACGCGCTGCTAAAGCAGGAACGTGAGGAGTGGGAGCGTCGCTTACAGGGCGTACTCAGCAAATTTGAAGATATCGAAAGCGATAGCGTGTCTTAA
- the rsmD gene encoding 16S rRNA (guanine(966)-N(2))-methyltransferase RsmD: MKRQRSSRPSTSRSSTAQRGPAKPPGKLRIIGGDFRRRQLPVLDHPGLRPTPDRVRETLFNWLGQHLFGKQVLDLFAGTGALGFEALSRGASNVTFVERDSRVAALISENIITLGASNGRVVSTDALAFLNQPCQLPADVVFLDPPFHQGLADSCCSALETGGWLADDAMIYLETEKSLSPNVPTNWQLYRETQAGESAARLYLRKPV, translated from the coding sequence ATGAAACGACAACGCTCTTCTCGCCCCTCTACTTCTCGCTCATCGACGGCGCAGCGCGGACCTGCCAAACCGCCGGGTAAGCTACGCATAATCGGCGGCGACTTTCGCCGCCGTCAGTTGCCTGTACTCGACCACCCAGGGCTACGCCCCACTCCTGATCGTGTGCGCGAGACCCTATTCAACTGGCTAGGCCAACACCTGTTTGGCAAACAAGTGCTAGACCTCTTTGCCGGCACGGGAGCGCTAGGCTTTGAGGCCCTTTCCCGCGGCGCCAGCAACGTGACGTTTGTCGAGCGCGATTCCCGGGTAGCCGCGCTAATTAGTGAAAATATTATCACCCTTGGCGCCAGTAATGGCCGAGTGGTATCTACCGATGCACTCGCTTTTCTCAACCAACCCTGCCAACTGCCTGCGGATGTTGTCTTCCTTGATCCACCGTTTCATCAAGGCTTAGCCGATTCCTGCTGCTCAGCATTAGAAACCGGCGGCTGGCTTGCAGACGATGCCATGATCTACCTGGAAACTGAAAAGTCGCTCTCTCCAAACGTGCCCACTAACTGGCAGCTGTATCGGGAAACCCAGGCGGGCGAAAGTGCGGCTCGCCTCTATCTTCGTAAACCCGTGTAA